One genomic region from Haloferax litoreum encodes:
- a CDS encoding CBS domain-containing protein, whose product MEDIFVARLMSTNLHTVTADTLVEDAAQLMLDNNISSVVVVDESNHLDGILTTTDFVRIVAKSQPKAQTTVERYMTTDVITADAQDPITDVAESMTEHGFHHMPVVDDDEGVIGIITTSDLAAYLSQAGTLTTT is encoded by the coding sequence ATGGAAGATATCTTTGTTGCGAGACTCATGTCCACGAATCTCCACACGGTCACGGCCGACACGCTCGTGGAGGACGCGGCCCAGTTGATGCTCGACAACAACATCAGTTCGGTCGTCGTCGTGGACGAATCGAACCACCTCGACGGTATCCTGACGACGACCGATTTCGTCAGAATCGTCGCCAAGAGTCAACCGAAGGCGCAGACGACGGTCGAACGCTACATGACCACCGACGTCATCACTGCGGACGCGCAAGACCCAATCACCGACGTCGCCGAGTCGATGACCGAACACGGGTTCCACCACATGCCAGTCGTCGACGACGACGAGGGCGTCATCGGCATCATCACGACGTCAGACCTCGCTGCGTACCTCTCGCAAGCAGGCACCTTGACCACGACGTAG
- the msrA gene encoding peptide-methionine (S)-S-oxide reductase MsrA has protein sequence MEPAQTATFGGGCFWCIEAAFKELDGISDVTSGYAGGTVENPTYEQVCSGTTGHAEVIQVEYDQNVVDYDELLDVFFAVHDPTQLNRQGPDVGTQYRSIVLYHDDDQRRLADAYVEALDDSYDDNVVTEVEPIETFYEAEPYHQDYFEKNPNDAYCQFHASPKIEKVREKFADKLAN, from the coding sequence ATGGAACCTGCGCAGACGGCCACGTTCGGTGGTGGATGTTTCTGGTGTATCGAAGCAGCGTTCAAAGAACTCGATGGGATTAGCGACGTTACCTCGGGGTACGCCGGTGGGACCGTCGAAAATCCGACCTACGAGCAGGTCTGTTCCGGTACGACTGGTCACGCGGAAGTCATCCAAGTCGAGTACGACCAGAACGTCGTCGACTACGACGAGTTACTCGACGTCTTCTTCGCCGTCCACGACCCGACGCAACTCAACAGACAGGGACCCGACGTCGGAACCCAGTATCGATCTATCGTCCTCTATCACGACGACGACCAACGCCGCCTCGCGGACGCATACGTCGAGGCCCTCGACGACTCCTACGACGACAACGTCGTGACGGAGGTAGAACCCATCGAGACGTTCTACGAGGCCGAACCGTACCACCAAGACTACTTCGAGAAGAACCCGAACGACGCGTACTGCCAGTTCCACGCGAGTCCCAAGATAGAGAAGGTGCGCGAGAAGTTCGCCGACAAACTCGCAAACTGA
- a CDS encoding ParA family protein, translating into MSRAVSVSLQKGGVGKTTIAINLADALAARDNDVLLIDLDQQGNATEGVGMKDAYESADPNIGDVLTDDDPIDVRETIHTRESFDVIPAHVDLDDIEDRVRNSTFGVLWVRRRIVDPLLDDDYDYIVIDSPPSLGPLSDAALIGTGHVVVPLLMSEPSVSGFERMFEQQIGPIRREVELEILAIVPNDLTGNNEERRIIRDLEESPFEKFIPEFARSDLFDDPESKGPGIRHRIAFSRAWRDGKTLREYDPSNDMLDRLDELAAIVERGGPEDA; encoded by the coding sequence ATGTCGAGAGCAGTGAGCGTTTCACTTCAGAAAGGTGGCGTCGGGAAGACGACGATTGCCATCAACCTCGCAGACGCGTTAGCCGCACGAGACAACGACGTCCTCCTCATCGACCTGGACCAGCAAGGGAACGCAACCGAAGGGGTCGGAATGAAAGACGCCTACGAGTCGGCAGACCCGAACATCGGCGACGTCCTCACAGACGACGACCCAATCGACGTTCGAGAGACGATTCACACACGCGAGAGTTTCGACGTGATACCCGCGCACGTCGACCTCGACGACATCGAAGACCGAGTTCGAAACTCCACGTTCGGCGTCCTCTGGGTGCGCCGTCGCATCGTCGACCCACTACTCGACGACGACTACGACTACATCGTCATCGACTCACCACCGAGTCTCGGACCACTCTCGGATGCAGCGCTCATTGGAACGGGACACGTCGTCGTTCCCCTCCTCATGAGCGAACCCAGTGTGAGCGGGTTCGAACGGATGTTCGAACAGCAAATCGGGCCGATTCGTCGCGAAGTCGAACTCGAAATTTTGGCAATCGTCCCGAACGACCTCACAGGGAACAACGAAGAGCGGCGAATCATTCGTGACCTCGAAGAGTCGCCCTTCGAGAAGTTCATTCCCGAGTTCGCTCGTTCGGACCTCTTCGACGACCCCGAGTCCAAAGGTCCCGGAATCCGTCACCGAATCGCGTTCAGTCGGGCGTGGCGTGACGGAAAGACGCTCCGGGAGTACGACCCGTCGAACGACATGCTCGACAGACTCGACGAACTCGCCGCAATCGTCGAGCGAGGAGGACCGGAAGATGCCTAA
- a CDS encoding orc1/cdc6 family replication initiation protein, protein MPLFERDTEIYRDRDALREDYQPEELVGRDEELRTFQAALQPVINGEQPNNIFLYGKTGVGKTAASRYLLSHLREDASRYDDIHLTVIFLNCDGLTSSYQIATRLVNEFRTESNQISTTGYPLGSVYEMLWQELDKCGGSIIVVLDEIDHVNDDSILYQLPRARANGNLSEAKVGLIGISNDFSFRDDLSPKVKSSLCEQEIHFPAYNAKNLQAILEQRAEVAFREGVLSDEVIPLCAAYGAKDAGDARQSIDLLMKAGDLARDDDTDCITEEHVKRGRRALERGRIKEGINGLTEHGHLVLYSLLTLELEGETPIRSRDVRPRYTRFAELANRDPLVPRRMRDHLSELAMLGIVSVTERNEGRRGGTYREYALDMDVGLIVSAMRDTIDLVGVHESVEPYLEPEKESTLDDFVEQ, encoded by the coding sequence ATGCCCCTCTTCGAGCGAGACACCGAGATTTATCGGGACCGGGATGCCCTTCGGGAGGATTACCAACCCGAGGAACTCGTGGGGCGTGACGAGGAACTCCGGACGTTCCAGGCGGCGCTTCAACCGGTAATCAATGGTGAACAGCCGAACAACATCTTTCTCTACGGAAAGACGGGTGTCGGAAAGACGGCAGCGTCTCGATACTTACTCAGTCACCTCCGTGAAGACGCGAGTCGGTACGACGACATCCATCTGACCGTTATTTTCTTGAACTGTGATGGGCTGACGAGTTCGTACCAGATTGCGACCCGTCTCGTCAACGAGTTCAGGACCGAGTCGAACCAGATCAGTACGACTGGATACCCACTCGGGTCTGTCTACGAGATGCTCTGGCAGGAACTCGACAAGTGCGGCGGGTCGATTATCGTCGTCCTCGACGAGATTGACCACGTCAACGACGACAGTATTCTCTATCAACTTCCTCGCGCACGCGCGAATGGAAACCTCTCCGAGGCGAAGGTCGGCCTCATCGGCATCTCGAACGACTTCTCGTTCCGAGACGACCTCTCGCCGAAGGTGAAGAGTTCGCTGTGTGAACAGGAGATTCACTTCCCGGCCTACAACGCGAAGAACCTTCAGGCGATTCTCGAACAACGCGCCGAAGTCGCGTTTCGTGAGGGTGTCCTCTCCGACGAGGTGATTCCACTCTGTGCGGCCTACGGGGCGAAGGACGCCGGTGACGCCCGGCAATCTATCGACCTCTTGATGAAGGCCGGTGACTTGGCTCGCGACGACGATACCGACTGTATCACGGAAGAGCACGTCAAACGCGGGCGCCGAGCCCTCGAGCGTGGCCGAATCAAGGAAGGTATCAACGGCCTCACCGAACACGGTCACCTCGTCCTCTACTCGCTTTTGACACTCGAACTCGAGGGGGAGACACCGATTCGCTCTCGCGACGTTCGACCGCGATACACCCGCTTTGCCGAACTCGCGAACCGCGACCCACTCGTCCCGCGTCGGATGCGAGACCATCTGAGCGAACTCGCGATGCTCGGTATCGTCTCTGTCACCGAACGAAACGAGGGCCGTCGGGGTGGGACCTACCGCGAGTACGCCCTCGACATGGACGTCGGACTCATCGTCTCGGCGATGCGTGACACGATCGACCTCGTCGGTGTCCACGAGAGCGTCGAACCGTACCTCGAACCCGAGAAAGAGAGCACACTCGACGACTTCGTAGAACAGTAA
- the eif1A gene encoding translation initiation factor eIF-1A encodes MSENQGRRNLRMPNDNELFAVVTEHNGGNHVRIRCEDGKNRMGRIPGRMKYRTWINEGDVVLVEPWDWQDEKANIEWRYTGEDADQLRREGHIQ; translated from the coding sequence GTGAGCGAAAATCAAGGGCGTCGAAATCTCCGAATGCCCAACGATAACGAGCTGTTCGCGGTCGTCACCGAACACAACGGTGGTAACCACGTGCGAATCCGCTGCGAAGACGGCAAGAACCGAATGGGCCGCATCCCCGGCCGCATGAAGTACCGCACCTGGATCAACGAGGGCGACGTCGTCCTCGTCGAACCGTGGGACTGGCAGGACGAGAAAGCCAACATCGAATGGCGCTACACTGGCGAAGACGCGGACCAACTCCGTCGCGAAGGCCACATCCAGTAG
- a CDS encoding ATPase domain-containing protein: MSGTSNPERLSTGVDGLDSILHGGLIAGRSYLIRGEPGTGKTILGTQFLKAGVDNGETALFINLEESEADIRQNAASLGIDLAGVEFLDLSPSANVFVEDQSYDILSASDVEKEPFIDAVTEAVSTLDPDRVFVDPITQLRYLTPDEHQFRKQAIGFMQYLTGQGATVMFTSQNTSETPDDDLQFMSDGTIQMESQEMGPTITVPKFRGSDADRGTHTVSITGDGITVFPQMKPLEHSREFKKESVPSGVPEIDELLNGGLERGTVSIISGPTGVGKTTLGTQFIKQAAGRGERSVLYLFEESYSTFRERNESIGVPISQMEDQGSLHIREMEPLNLSPQEFAHQVRTEVEEHGAEIVMIDGINGYQLSVQGGHDTLIRKLHALGRYLKNMGVTVIFVDEHQHVTGEFSATNSGVSYLADNIVFLQHVELNGELQKVIGVLKKRTTKFERTLRQFEITEQGVTVGEPMTDLRGILSGSPEWREPTKQTTDE; the protein is encoded by the coding sequence ATGAGTGGGACGTCGAACCCAGAGAGACTTTCGACGGGTGTCGACGGACTCGACTCGATTCTCCACGGCGGACTAATTGCCGGTCGAAGTTACCTGATTCGTGGTGAGCCGGGCACCGGGAAGACGATTCTCGGCACACAGTTTCTGAAGGCGGGCGTCGACAACGGTGAGACTGCGCTGTTCATCAATCTCGAAGAGTCCGAAGCGGACATTCGACAGAATGCCGCGTCGCTTGGCATCGACTTAGCAGGCGTGGAGTTTTTGGACCTGAGTCCCAGCGCCAACGTCTTCGTCGAAGACCAATCCTACGATATCCTCTCGGCCAGCGATGTCGAGAAGGAACCATTCATCGATGCTGTCACCGAGGCGGTTTCCACGCTCGACCCGGACCGCGTGTTCGTCGATCCGATTACCCAGTTGCGTTACTTGACGCCCGACGAACACCAGTTCCGAAAGCAGGCCATCGGATTCATGCAGTATCTCACTGGGCAGGGGGCGACGGTGATGTTCACCTCGCAGAACACGTCTGAAACGCCTGACGACGACCTGCAGTTCATGAGCGACGGCACGATACAGATGGAGTCACAAGAGATGGGACCGACGATTACCGTTCCGAAGTTCCGTGGTTCGGACGCCGACCGAGGAACACACACGGTATCGATTACTGGCGACGGCATCACCGTCTTTCCCCAGATGAAACCACTGGAGCATTCTCGTGAGTTCAAAAAAGAGTCGGTCCCCTCCGGTGTCCCCGAAATCGACGAACTCCTCAACGGTGGTCTCGAACGGGGAACTGTTAGTATCATTAGTGGCCCAACCGGTGTCGGAAAGACGACACTCGGCACACAATTCATCAAGCAGGCGGCAGGAAGAGGAGAACGGTCGGTTCTCTACCTCTTCGAAGAGAGTTATTCGACGTTCCGCGAACGGAACGAATCGATAGGCGTTCCCATCTCACAGATGGAAGACCAAGGGTCACTTCACATTCGGGAGATGGAACCGTTGAACCTCTCCCCACAGGAGTTTGCACACCAAGTCAGAACCGAAGTCGAAGAACACGGGGCAGAAATCGTCATGATCGACGGCATTAACGGGTACCAACTCTCCGTCCAAGGCGGTCACGATACGCTCATCAGAAAGCTGCATGCCCTCGGGCGGTATCTCAAGAACATGGGGGTCACGGTCATCTTCGTCGACGAACACCAACACGTGACAGGCGAGTTCAGTGCGACTAACTCGGGAGTCAGTTACCTCGCTGACAACATCGTGTTCCTCCAACACGTCGAACTCAACGGCGAACTGCAGAAGGTCATCGGTGTGCTGAAAAAACGGACGACGAAGTTCGAACGAACGCTCCGGCAGTTCGAAATCACCGAACAAGGGGTGACAGTCGGAGAACCGATGACAGACCTTCGAGGGATTCTTTCGGGTTCGCCCGAATGGCGCGAGCCGACCAAGCAGACGACCGATGAGTAA
- a CDS encoding sensor histidine kinase, whose translation MPNNSSNSPSWTAERQNRSADDMRLLILLSHERNSRILAEKLTPYYDICTENSALTSGEFDLCIVDSNTLRRFRSELEAHTRAEEPVFLPYLLVVNRDVDQVDTAALELVDEVISMPIVLEELAPRLKSLLRTRHLTWEMSERDQVEEMAATISHDLRNPLNVARGNLELGRETNEDEFFETTADALDRMSTLIDDLLSFAKQEYATPDFAPVSIADIATRSWDLLETGDATFHLELDDDTVIVADPSRLQELFSNLFRNACEHNDGQLTVTVGPLSDGFFVADDGAGIPVADRVSVFETGYSTNTDGTGFGLPIVKRICDAHSWTVSVSDSTTGGAQFDITGVQFIDGVSASPGGE comes from the coding sequence ATGCCAAACAATTCATCTAACTCTCCATCGTGGACCGCAGAGCGGCAGAACCGCTCTGCCGACGATATGCGACTGCTCATCTTGTTATCTCACGAACGAAACAGTCGCATTCTCGCAGAAAAACTCACGCCGTATTACGATATCTGCACTGAAAATTCTGCCCTGACGAGTGGCGAGTTCGACCTGTGTATCGTGGACTCGAACACGTTGAGACGATTTCGTTCGGAACTCGAAGCTCACACTCGCGCCGAAGAACCGGTCTTCTTACCGTATCTTCTCGTCGTAAACCGCGACGTTGACCAAGTCGACACCGCGGCACTCGAACTGGTCGACGAGGTTATTTCGATGCCGATTGTGTTGGAAGAACTCGCCCCCCGTCTCAAGTCACTCCTTCGGACTCGTCACCTGACATGGGAAATGAGCGAGCGCGATCAAGTCGAAGAGATGGCCGCTACCATCTCACATGACCTTCGGAACCCGCTGAACGTCGCCAGGGGGAACTTGGAACTGGGGCGTGAGACGAACGAAGACGAATTTTTCGAGACGACGGCAGACGCGCTAGACCGAATGAGTACGCTAATCGACGACCTCCTCTCGTTTGCCAAACAGGAGTACGCGACTCCTGACTTCGCTCCGGTCTCGATAGCTGACATCGCCACTCGGTCGTGGGACCTCCTCGAAACAGGTGACGCGACCTTCCACCTCGAACTTGACGACGATACCGTCATCGTGGCGGATCCGAGTAGGCTACAAGAACTGTTCTCCAACCTCTTTCGAAACGCGTGCGAACACAACGACGGACAACTAACCGTGACCGTTGGACCCCTTTCAGACGGGTTCTTCGTCGCGGACGATGGTGCCGGCATCCCCGTCGCGGACAGGGTGTCCGTCTTCGAGACCGGATACTCGACGAATACTGACGGGACCGGTTTTGGTCTCCCCATCGTCAAACGAATCTGTGATGCGCATTCGTGGACAGTGTCGGTCTCCGATAGCACGACCGGTGGGGCACAGTTCGACATCACTGGGGTCCAATTCATCGACGGGGTGTCTGCTTCGCCCGGAGGTGAGTAA
- a CDS encoding PAS domain S-box protein, with protein MADWIREETPHTPVVEGDEGYPTGDLCIVDAEMVTEHWEWLQSKKECSHRVFFPILFVHSGESQRITDSVWNVVDEAISTPIRLPVFERRLKNLLQRRMLSENLHRELAVTKDKYRAVFDASNDAIVVIDPERDTIDDSNRQASELLGYSRAELAALSPRNRLFSSDSDSFDRFVDSVLGTGEGWTDELIVTKRSGDTIVAEVSASVLEMDDDSGRTRLVASIRDITERQQQQRELEHQRDQLDELHRINRTLRKTTQVVARASSRHELEREVCEQLARSDRYEFAWIGTVDEATKDIVPRQTAGPAGEYLESVTIRADDSPTGRGPAGTAVRECSVSIVQEIQSDPQFEPWRDRAATFGVHAVAGVPIHYDGEVYGVLAIYANLPNAFDRVEQAVLADLGVTIGHAINALQAHTEVKLFEEAVEQAGHAIYIANGNGIIEYVNSAFEESTGYTRDEVIGRHHSLLRVGEDEQAFPPDLWETIWAGETWQDETTGRRKDGRRQHVDQTVAPISGTGSSEEYFVAVRIDITDQRRRRQQLQTLHRIFRHNIRNELNVIQGYLDIIDEVTPPETAESPMSKIRASTEELLQISTQARRIERTFVGEDDGNTVNKRSFAEILIRQCSSARMQFGEATVEMTVPEVGNAMVDAEFETALEEILTNALRHNDSETPRAVCEVTVEETTHDVTQAVVSVRDNGPGIPEHERRVLSEGEETPLLHGSGLGLWLVNWIIKEIGGEIRIDDIDPRSTIVTLRLPLYRP; from the coding sequence ATGGCGGATTGGATTCGTGAAGAGACGCCGCACACACCCGTCGTCGAAGGCGACGAGGGGTACCCGACGGGTGACCTCTGTATCGTCGACGCCGAGATGGTCACAGAACACTGGGAGTGGCTCCAGTCGAAAAAAGAATGCAGCCACCGGGTGTTCTTTCCAATCTTATTCGTCCACTCGGGAGAGAGCCAACGTATCACGGATTCGGTCTGGAACGTCGTAGACGAAGCAATCTCGACGCCGATTCGATTACCCGTCTTCGAACGCCGATTGAAGAACCTCTTACAGCGACGGATGCTCTCGGAGAATCTCCACCGTGAACTCGCAGTCACGAAAGACAAGTACAGAGCCGTCTTCGACGCGAGCAATGACGCAATCGTCGTCATCGACCCCGAACGCGACACAATCGATGATTCGAACCGACAGGCGAGTGAACTGCTCGGTTACTCGCGAGCGGAGTTGGCCGCGCTCTCTCCGAGGAATCGCCTCTTTTCGTCCGATTCCGACAGTTTCGATAGGTTCGTCGATTCAGTTCTCGGGACTGGCGAAGGCTGGACAGACGAACTCATCGTGACGAAACGAAGTGGCGACACCATCGTCGCCGAAGTCTCCGCAAGTGTCCTCGAAATGGACGACGATTCGGGTCGTACCCGACTCGTGGCCAGCATCCGCGACATTACCGAACGACAGCAGCAACAACGCGAACTGGAACACCAACGCGACCAACTGGACGAACTACACAGAATCAACCGAACGCTCCGAAAGACGACACAGGTCGTCGCCCGTGCGTCGAGTCGTCACGAACTGGAACGCGAAGTGTGTGAGCAACTCGCCCGCTCCGACAGGTACGAATTCGCGTGGATAGGAACCGTCGACGAAGCGACCAAAGATATCGTTCCACGACAGACCGCTGGCCCCGCTGGAGAGTACCTCGAATCCGTCACGATTCGGGCGGACGACTCACCGACTGGTCGGGGCCCCGCGGGAACTGCGGTGCGCGAATGCTCGGTCAGTATCGTACAAGAGATTCAATCTGACCCACAGTTCGAACCGTGGCGCGACCGAGCGGCCACGTTCGGTGTCCACGCCGTCGCTGGCGTCCCGATTCACTACGATGGCGAGGTGTACGGCGTCTTGGCTATCTACGCCAACCTCCCGAACGCGTTCGACCGGGTCGAACAGGCGGTACTCGCGGACCTCGGTGTGACCATCGGTCACGCCATCAACGCACTTCAGGCGCACACCGAAGTGAAACTCTTCGAAGAAGCGGTCGAACAGGCCGGGCACGCGATATACATCGCAAACGGGAATGGTATCATCGAGTACGTGAACTCGGCGTTCGAAGAGAGTACCGGGTACACCCGTGACGAAGTCATTGGCCGGCATCACTCACTTCTCCGCGTGGGTGAGGACGAACAGGCGTTCCCGCCGGACCTCTGGGAGACTATCTGGGCCGGAGAGACGTGGCAAGATGAGACCACCGGCCGCCGAAAAGACGGCCGACGCCAACACGTCGACCAGACCGTTGCCCCAATCTCCGGGACCGGTTCCAGTGAGGAGTACTTCGTCGCCGTTCGTATCGACATCACGGACCAGCGACGGAGACGTCAGCAACTCCAGACGCTTCACCGCATCTTCCGACACAACATCCGGAACGAACTGAACGTCATTCAGGGCTATCTCGACATCATCGACGAGGTGACGCCACCTGAGACGGCGGAAAGTCCGATGTCCAAGATTCGGGCATCGACGGAGGAACTGCTTCAAATCAGTACGCAAGCGCGACGCATCGAGCGGACGTTCGTCGGTGAAGACGACGGCAACACCGTGAACAAACGGTCGTTCGCCGAAATACTAATCCGACAATGCTCCTCGGCCCGGATGCAGTTCGGAGAGGCGACGGTGGAAATGACCGTTCCCGAAGTCGGCAACGCGATGGTCGATGCCGAATTCGAAACCGCGCTCGAAGAGATACTCACCAACGCGCTGCGACACAACGACAGCGAGACTCCCCGCGCAGTGTGTGAGGTGACTGTCGAAGAGACGACACACGATGTCACACAGGCGGTCGTCAGCGTCCGGGACAACGGCCCGGGAATCCCCGAACACGAGCGTCGAGTTCTCAGTGAGGGTGAAGAGACGCCACTGCTTCACGGGAGCGGACTCGGTCTCTGGTTGGTCAACTGGATCATCAAGGAAATCGGCGGGGAGATACGTATCGACGATATCGACCCCCGCAGCACCATCGTCACGCTTCGACTGCCGCTGTACCGCCCCTAA
- a CDS encoding threonine synthase: MTLSRVCYDCGARTNAPVARCDCGEPMWLETDPEGFDWDDCSDEPGMWRYESLLPISRPGGIADAAGGTPLVTDAAIDAFAGTNVHLKLEGEHPTGSFKDRGSALGIAAVAAGLAGDGSAVGTVSHGNMAMSTAAFAAAADLPCVVFVPDDIPSERLAVIDQFDPSLVTVAGEYGRLYDETLRLGTEHGIVFLNSDVPLRVEGQKTTALEICEAFAPDVPDAIVLPVSSGGHASGVWKALRELHEAGAIADVPKLYFVQAAACAPIAEAFDAGADEVTSVVAGETIAYSIANADPPSGTRALRAARETGGAVIAVSDDEIRAAQHALAVDAGITVETSSATALAGTKRVVEEGTIDPSDHVAAVLTGTGLKEASTAGSPTSGDHVELPALGEYLTEFTGHAD; encoded by the coding sequence ATGACTCTCTCACGTGTGTGTTACGACTGCGGTGCGCGAACGAATGCACCGGTCGCGCGATGCGACTGCGGTGAACCGATGTGGCTCGAAACAGACCCCGAGGGCTTCGACTGGGACGATTGCTCGGACGAACCGGGGATGTGGCGATACGAATCTCTCTTGCCAATCAGTCGACCGGGTGGTATCGCCGACGCAGCAGGAGGGACACCGCTCGTCACCGATGCCGCAATCGACGCGTTCGCGGGGACGAACGTCCACCTCAAACTCGAAGGCGAACACCCGACAGGAAGTTTCAAAGACAGAGGGAGTGCCCTCGGAATCGCTGCCGTGGCCGCTGGCTTGGCAGGCGACGGTTCCGCTGTCGGAACCGTCTCGCACGGGAACATGGCGATGAGCACTGCTGCGTTCGCCGCCGCCGCAGACCTGCCGTGTGTCGTCTTCGTCCCCGACGACATCCCGTCCGAACGTCTCGCCGTCATCGACCAGTTCGACCCGTCGCTCGTGACAGTGGCGGGCGAGTACGGCCGTCTCTACGACGAGACACTGCGACTGGGCACAGAACACGGCATCGTCTTTCTCAACTCCGACGTCCCTCTCCGCGTCGAGGGGCAGAAGACTACCGCACTCGAAATCTGCGAGGCCTTCGCTCCCGACGTTCCGGACGCTATCGTGCTGCCGGTGAGTAGCGGTGGCCACGCCAGCGGTGTGTGGAAAGCCCTTCGAGAACTCCACGAGGCGGGTGCCATCGCCGACGTTCCGAAACTCTACTTCGTGCAGGCCGCCGCCTGTGCCCCCATCGCCGAGGCGTTCGATGCGGGCGCTGACGAGGTGACGAGTGTCGTCGCCGGCGAGACCATCGCCTACTCGATTGCGAACGCGGACCCACCGAGTGGGACCAGAGCACTCCGCGCCGCACGTGAGACCGGTGGTGCGGTCATCGCCGTCTCCGACGACGAGATTCGCGCCGCGCAGCACGCCTTGGCCGTCGATGCCGGCATCACCGTCGAAACCTCTTCGGCCACAGCACTCGCAGGAACCAAACGGGTGGTCGAAGAGGGAACCATCGACCCGTCCGACCACGTCGCCGCCGTGTTGACCGGCACGGGTTTGAAAGAGGCGTCTACGGCAGGTTCACCGACGAGCGGAGACCACGTCGAACTGCCCGCTCTCGGCGAGTACCTGACCGAATTCACGGGCCACGCCGACTGA
- a CDS encoding YbaK/EbsC family protein, with the protein MHPTAQTFADQLKDEYGFDAVVEEFPEGTKTADDAADAIGCDVAQIVKSIVMRVGDETVVVLTSGANRVDEAKLAAEFEADPSAVRSANASEVKAATGWSIGGVPPTCHTTVCPVLADPTFDTFEEIWAAAGTPEAVFRLTPERLRTLSNPRFVDVFE; encoded by the coding sequence ATGCATCCCACGGCGCAGACGTTCGCTGACCAACTGAAAGACGAATACGGCTTCGACGCCGTCGTCGAAGAGTTTCCCGAGGGGACGAAGACGGCGGACGACGCGGCGGACGCAATCGGGTGCGACGTCGCGCAAATCGTCAAGAGCATCGTGATGCGCGTCGGCGACGAGACAGTCGTCGTCCTCACGAGCGGTGCGAACCGCGTCGACGAGGCGAAATTAGCGGCCGAATTCGAGGCGGACCCGAGTGCCGTCCGGAGTGCGAACGCATCGGAAGTCAAAGCGGCGACTGGATGGAGTATCGGCGGCGTGCCACCGACATGCCACACGACGGTTTGTCCGGTTCTCGCAGACCCGACGTTCGACACGTTCGAGGAGATTTGGGCCGCCGCAGGAACTCCAGAGGCGGTGTTCAGACTGACGCCAGAACGATTACGAACACTGTCGAATCCTCGTTTCGTCGACGTGTTCGAGTGA